A region of Lycium barbarum isolate Lr01 chromosome 1, ASM1917538v2, whole genome shotgun sequence DNA encodes the following proteins:
- the LOC132619703 gene encoding F-box/LRR-repeat protein At3g26922-like yields the protein MEGTDQISKLPEPILDHILSFLYIKEAAKTSTLSKVWNSAWTSLSCIDFGDNYLHKSKNIVDQILANRLNQKIFIKRLKVNLPNYRSKAVDDWIKVLVTCNIKELFLDVGVYTYNKFPEAIFAAKSLNVLSLRGFKLELPSNGVKFYSLRELHLDDSFLDEQLLQALCAICRDLEVLSFKRFHGLISLQVAGTLSKLSKVKLQFCPPKFKNVDIVAPNVKDLYISSFGLDLHVIEITACKSIKRLKLTAVAVSDQWLEKLLPNLPSLEVLYLDHCLSLKIVKISSYRLKLLKVYACYNLVAVDLDDAPSLLRFSFDVHHGKKRLLGYFDTLPIFKLKASQLLEAKIKLIPDPEALDTHWYSKLTESLGNFNNSRAITLRCDYDEMIVIPKDMRENFLPPLYGTKCVHIKIMDRMNYSVEDVVDSLLWISPQLDTLSFDQGRSLNSLIKFTYRDVANEDVKPCCASLPWKCWRHELKKVTLQNFTRTELEKLRNYFLANTDTLDIIEDPRECSSALHFNK from the exons ATGGAAGGGACAGATCAAATATCCAAGCTGCCAGAGCCAATTTTGGATCACATTCTGTCTTTCCTTTATATTAAAGAGGCTGCTAAAACTAGTACATTGTCCAAGGTTTGGAATAGTGCTTGGACTTCCCTCTCCTGCATAGATTTTGGTGATAATTATTTACATAAGTCAAAAAACATTGTGGATCAAATTCTTGCAAATCGGCTAAACCAAAAGATCTTTATAAAAAGGCTCAAGGTAAATTTACCAAATTATCGGTCCAAGGCTGTGGACGATTGGATTAAAGTACTGGTAACCTGTAATATCAAAGAGTTGTTTTTAGATGTTGGCGTATACACTTACAACAAGTTTCCTGAAGCAATCTTTGCTGCCAAATCTCTAAATGTGCTTAGTTTACGCGGATTTAAGCTCGAACTACCCTCTAATGGCGTAAAGTTTTATTCTCTGCGAGAGTTACACCTTGATGACTCATTTTTGGACGAACAATTACTTCAAGCTCTATGCGCGATTTGTAGGGATTTAGAAGTTTTGTCTTTCAAAAGATTTCATGGACTAATCAGTTTACAAGTTGCAGGAACTTTATCTAAACTGAGTAAGGTAAAGTTGCAATTTTGTCCTCCTAAATTCAAGAACGTTGATATTGTAGCACCTAATGTTAAAGATCTTTACATTAGCTCATTTGGTCTGGACCTACATGTAATTGAGATAACTGCTTGCAAATCCATAAAGCGTTTGAAGCTCACCGCTGTGGCTGTCAGTGACCAATGGTTAGAGAAACTTCTCCCAAATCTACCGAGCCTTGAAGTCCTTTACTTAGATCATTGTTTGTCCCTGAAGATTGTGAAGATTTCAAGCTACCGGCTTAAGCTTCTGAAAGTATATGCATGCTATAATTTAGTCGCGGTTGATTTGGATGATGCTCCTAGCTTATTGAGATTCTCCTTTGATGTTCATCATGGGAAAAAGAGACTCTTGGGCTATTTTGATACCTTGCCTATATTCAAACTGAAAGCTTCGCAATTGCTGGAAGCTAAGATCAAATTGATCCCAGATCCAGAAGCCCTTGACACTCATTGGTACTCTAAGCTCACAGAGTCTCTTGGTAACTTTAATAATTCCAGGGCTATTACACTACGCTGTGACTATGACGAG ATGATAGTTATACCAAAAGACATGAGAGAAAACTTCCTTCCTCCACTTTATGGTACTAAGTGTGTGCACATAAAAATTATGGACCGGATGAATTATTCAGTTGAGGACGTAGTTGATAGTTTGCTTTGGATTTCTCCTCAATTGGACACCCTATCTTTTGACCAGGGTCGAAGCTTAAATAGCCTGATCAAG TTTACCTACAGAGATGTAGCTAACGAAGACGTGAAACCTTGTTGTGCATCTCTACCTTGGAAATGTTGGAGGCATGAGTTAAAGAAAGTTACATTGCAAAACTTTACACGTACGGAGCTAGAGAAGCTGAGAAACTATTTTCTCGCGAATA